A stretch of the Candidatus Methylacidiphilales bacterium genome encodes the following:
- a CDS encoding PilN domain-containing protein yields MAAQKTKKHNLDHLVLLPGEEMWELWHFQSPVPSFIEAHNDIHTLAPRAQVLALPSRYVFSIPIWLTTTDDTLIKDLLTVQLEKRGFRNRPNHELIWQYQIVDKRESQTLILAYVLPTHLPAPFTSYTDITYYPPLASLYTLAPSSMTLWKELGRWCVAVSPQGNLGYFQDLGETHLTPQAVTQLLMLRHQLYAEDILPDLQLIQIYGLAQQDELDALGLSFDASIQMLPRPAPLWHPNQSISLTPQPIRIALQQRAKRRQTLFYLQVAAVLYLIFLSVTTIYYAIISIRSHHYKAIQKTKDPIVKKIQSTAQKWRALEPAISPDYYPFELLWRASKALPEDGVRWTLFELQDKKIVITGEAKNAPAASKYLDDLKQSPELRDFTWTMPPPRLLPNDSAQFQIEGLRHASP; encoded by the coding sequence ATGGCAGCCCAAAAAACAAAGAAACACAACCTCGATCACCTAGTCTTGCTGCCAGGTGAAGAAATGTGGGAACTATGGCATTTCCAATCTCCTGTGCCCTCCTTCATCGAAGCTCACAACGATATACACACACTCGCCCCACGCGCACAAGTTCTCGCCCTACCCTCACGCTATGTCTTCTCCATCCCGATCTGGCTTACCACTACAGATGATACCCTCATCAAAGATCTCCTCACTGTCCAACTCGAAAAAAGAGGTTTCCGCAATCGCCCCAACCACGAATTAATATGGCAATATCAAATAGTTGATAAACGTGAGTCCCAAACCCTAATCCTCGCTTACGTCCTCCCCACCCACCTTCCAGCCCCCTTCACATCATATACCGATATCACCTACTACCCCCCACTAGCCTCGTTATACACACTAGCTCCATCTAGCATGACCCTCTGGAAAGAGCTTGGCCGCTGGTGTGTTGCCGTTAGTCCACAAGGCAACCTCGGCTACTTCCAGGACCTCGGCGAAACACACCTCACCCCGCAAGCAGTCACCCAGCTCCTCATGCTTCGTCATCAGCTCTACGCTGAAGACATCCTCCCTGATCTCCAACTCATACAAATCTATGGGCTCGCTCAACAAGACGAGCTCGACGCCCTTGGCCTTTCCTTCGATGCCTCAATCCAGATGCTTCCCCGGCCAGCGCCCCTCTGGCATCCCAATCAATCAATCTCCCTCACCCCACAGCCCATCCGCATCGCCCTCCAACAGCGTGCCAAGCGCCGCCAGACACTCTTCTACCTCCAAGTCGCAGCCGTTCTTTATCTTATCTTTCTCTCCGTCACGACCATCTACTACGCCATCATCTCTATTCGATCCCACCACTATAAAGCAATACAAAAAACAAAAGATCCGATAGTAAAAAAAATCCAAAGCACCGCCCAAAAATGGCGCGCTCTCGAGCCAGCCATCTCACCAGACTATTACCCATTCGAGCTCCTATGGCGTGCCTCCAAAGCCCTCCCAGAAGATGGCGTCCGCTGGACACTTTTTGAACTTCAAGACAAAAAAATAGTCATCACAGGCGAAGCCAAAAACGCCCCCGCAGCCTCCAAATATCTCGATGACCTCAAGCAAAGTCCAGAACTGCGCGACTTCACTTGGACGATGCCTCCTCCCCGCCTACTGCCCAATGACAGCGCCCAATTCCAAATAGAAGGCCTACGCCATGCGTCTCCTTAA